A segment of the Marmota flaviventris isolate mMarFla1 chromosome 2, mMarFla1.hap1, whole genome shotgun sequence genome:
TTGTTACCCTCCCCCGGTAGAATAACGGTCTGTGAGATCAGGGACTTTGCTCATAAGTGTTTCCTCAATGCCTAGAAGAGGACCACAGtgtatgcataaatatttattttttattttttggtactggaggttgGTACTttgggtcactttaccactgacctaaatccccagccctttttattttttattttgagacagagccttaccaaattgcttagggcctcactgagttgctaaggctggccttgaacttgtgatctgcctgtctcagcctctgcagttgctgggattacagatacacaccatcatgcctggcttataaatatttgttgaatgaataaaaggaTGAGCCAGTCACCAGTGGATGAAGGGTGACTTGACACAGGGCAGAGACCTATGGCTGAGAGCATGGTTCTGGGCCAGGCAGCCTGGGTTTGCatcccttctctctcactttccagAGGAGACCATGTGCAGTTTGGTTAACCTTTCAGCACCTCAGTTCCTGGTCTAAGAATCACAATACTTGCCAGCTTGCCGAGAGGCTGTGTGAAGAGGAGAGGTTCTGTGGTTCTGTTCATGAAGCTGCTCAGCAGGCCCTCTATGTTTGGTAAatgttagatttttcttttctttttctatctatctatatctatctatctatctatctatctatctatatctatctatctatctatctatctatatatatttagttatcaatgaacttttattttatttatttatatgctgtgctcagaatcaaactcagttcctcacacatgctaggcaagtgctttaccactgagtcacaaacccagcccaggtttttctcttctttcgttctttcttttcttcttcttctttttttttttttatggtactagggcttgagcccagggccacacacatgctaggtaagcactctaccattgaactacatccccagccttagctatttttttttttttaattataccttGTAAGGCCACTTTGGGAAATATAACTCTataagacctaaaaaaaaaaaaaaataggctgtaGATAAGATTGAAATGCAGACCAGTATGGgggatttttattgtatttacaaaggaaaaagtaGGTCAGAAGTGAAATAGGATTAACTGGATCCAGTTGTGTTTGGGCTCCAGGTGGTCTGAGCCCCAGCTGAGGTCTTCATCCTTGGGAATTCCCACtgcagaaagaaacagaaggctCAGTCTGGAGACTGAAGGAAGGGCAAGTTAGGGCGGGACACCTGGAACCAGGGGATGGGCCTGCTGGCCAGGAGCTGGCCTCTCGCTTCACGAGACAGCACAGGGCAGCcacagggcagaggggaggatgCTCATGCCTGTCAGCAGAGCAGACCCCATTCTCAGCTTCTACCCTGCCAACTGGCTCTCAAGGAGACCCTGGACTGGTCACTCCTCCTTGAAGAAGTCACTTCAAATCCCCAGACAGAGTCAGCTTCACCCAACCAGACATGCACCACACCCCTACTTCTCTTTCCATTGATCACAAGTTCAATAATCCACTGTGCTATGAATGCCAGGAGGCTGCCTCTGTCCTGACCATTGTGGGTCCCCAGCCTGGAACATGGCACATAGTAGTCCTGGATGGCCCTTGGAGGGTACCTAACCCTGAACCTCGGCTGTGAGGACACAGGTGTGGGGGGCACAAGTGTGCCTGTCCAATGGTGATACTCTGAACTGTAACCCTCTAGCCACTCGTTCTGTTTTCTCAGGCAGACTTAGTGACAACATGAAATTGGTAGCAGCTGAACTGCAAGGGAACAATGGCTGGAGTGGCCTCCAGGCCCTTCCAAAGAGCTCTGTGAAGCCTCTGGCTTTTAACATGCAGAACAAAGCCCCAGCTCTTAGGATTGGCCTTCCTTGGGGCCACTCCTGCTTAGGGCGGTCTAGAGAGAGACAGAAGGTAAATGATTACCTGAGTGGCCTCAGAGCATCCTTCTGAGAGACATTGTTTTTAGAATCCTAGCCTTGGGACTTTAGGGCAGCGCTAACCTGCTCCTTTCTtggaggaagaaatcaggaagcCCCCCTTGCTATGGGCAGGGAGTTGGTCTTTAGCCCCTAGGTCTGCCTGTGGTCCATTCAAAATCGGGTTCTGggggccgggtgtggtggcacacacttataatcccagttactcaggagacaAGGCAACCCAGCAGCTTAGTGGGACCCTcagcatctcaaaataaaagtttaaagatGCCAGGATAGAGCaaacctggattcaatccctagtatcacaaaaataaatgaataaataaaataaaatcaggctCTAAAATACAGCAGTTATtctccaaacacacacaaacacaaacacacacaaaaaaacaaaaacaaacaaacaaacaaaaaaaaaaaactacactttGTGTAGAGACATTCCAGGGAGGACAGCAAATCTGGGCTTGCCAGTCCCTGACTTGAGGCCAGCTGTGGCCTCTTCTTTGCCttacttttcctcttctgtaaaatgggaaaactCATTCATGATCTTCCCTGACTCCCAGTGTGAATATGAGGGTCAGTGAGGTGGGACATAACTGTTGTGACCATCTCTCCCACTAAGGACAGTGCACTTGTACAAGCTGGTCTACCACTGGGCGTGAGAAGGCCGGCCTGCCTTTGGCTTTATAGTTTTGTGAACTTGGCAGAGAAGCCTGGGCATACCTCTCAGATTGCCTACATGGGAATCACCTGGGACATTTGTTGAAACTCAGATTTCTGGGATCTGGCCCAAAACCATTCTGTGAGTGACATTTTAGGGCACAGACATTGAATTTGGCCTGTTGATATACACGGGACATACAGCAGTAGATAATATTCAATCTCTGTCACCTGTCACacatttcctctccttcctctattctatttttttttttttttttttttttttagagataggggtcTATGCTGTCCACATTTGTCTCAGACTCACAGGTTCAAgggatcctcccatctcagcatcccaaacagctgggattgcAGTCCTTCTGTTCTTGATGtgtataaaaggaaaagaaggagctTGTTCTGTTTGGGGGCAGAGAGACTCTAGCCTTTGGAGAGAATGGGGAAGGAGCCTCTGAGGTCCctagaccacacacacacatccctacCTGTGCTTCTGCAGCAGGGCCACCAGAATGCTCTCCAGTGCTGTCTGCTTTTGGTCTGCCCACATGCTGTCCACCTGGCGGCCGAGCCGAACCCTTGCTCCTTGCTCctggttcctctctctctctctttgtggttAGAGAAGGAGAAAcagttggggttggggttgggtaGGATGTGGACACACAGGTGAGCATCCCTATGCCTAATTCAATATCTGATGTGGATTCTTCCACACAACATTCAGGGCGGCACTACGCACAGAAGAAGAGTGCACCATGGAAACGCACATAGCCCAAAAATCCCTCCCAGATTACTAACTCATCTGGCAGACAGCAATGGCAGACATCATGCTAACCAAGTGATCAAATTTACCATCCACCAATAATCCATGAATAATGGCTACTGGTACTGGTTACTAAGAAGGACACACTAACATCTGTGTGAGTGTCTAACCTGAATCTAATGATGAGGCTGCCTCTGCTGGTTCACTGCGAGGGATGGTCTATCTAGAGCATCGGCTTTTACTAGTCAAGAATGTCAATGCGGGTGGGGggagaggctggggctcagtggtagagcactcacctagcacatgtgaggctctgggttcaatcctcagcaccacataaaaataaataaaatactaaaaaaataaatatttaaaaaaaaaagaatgtcaatgCCATGAAAGTCTTTGGAACTCTTCCAGATTAAGAGAAACTAATGAGACCTGACAACCAAACGAAACCTATGTTCCTGGACACATCCTagatcagaaaaagaaatgattataaAGGACATCTGGGGATAACCGATGAAATATGAATATGGGTTCTAAGTGATGATTATTCTGCGATTGTGTAAGGGGATGTCCTGTTGGTAGGTTTGTTAGCACGTGCAGATGTGCTCAAGGGTTAGAGTCATGATGACTGCACTGTGCTCTCAAATGGTTCAGCAAAAATGAtattcaaaagaataataatacgcgtgtgtatgtgtttgtatgaATCTATACCTAGCTATGGACACAGAGGAGGCAAATGTAGTAAAATGTTAGGAATTACTGAATGCAGGGAAGGGCAGATGGAAGTCTGTACTATtgctgctacttttttttttgtaagtttgagatttttcaaaataaaaagcacaacaAATACATAGGATGTGGAATCGGGCTATTTggatctcagctctgccactgttTGGTTCTGTGTCCTTTAGAGGTCATTAGTGGATCTGTACAGAGGGGCTGAGAGTCCCTACTTTGTTGAGTTCTTCCAATGATCAGAGAAGAAACTAAGAATAGTGACTAGCACTGCCAAGGGCTTTCTGTGTGCCTGGTATAGTGCTGGCGTCCATGTTCTGTGCAGGCTTGTTTCTGACACAGCCATGATTGAACGGTAACTGCCATCAGCACTTACTGATGGAGCCTCGCAAAGGAAAAAAGCACACGATGGGTGTAGAAGCAATTTGAGGCTTGATGCTGGGGCCTCTCTGCTGTGCAGAGTCCAGCAATGACAGATGCTAAGTCAGGGAGGAGACCAAACTTGGTCCCTGGCCTCCTGCATCAGGCCTTCCAAACTCTGATGCACAGCTGTGTGGGAGAATTTTTTTGCTTACCCCTGCTGCCTGCTCATGATGTCCTGCAGCAGCTTGCGGGCAGACAGCTGGCCCAGAACCTTCCGGTAACTGTTGGTGAAGATGGCATCTGCATACCGCCGCATCCTATGTGAAGGAGTCAGAGGTTGGTGTGGGGGCAGGAGAGTGGACGATGGGAGCCAGACTCGCCACGCCTCTGCAAGGTCCTCTGTTGCCCCCTGTCTTGCTCATCCTCAGGGACTCACCCTGGCTGAATGACCTCTGGGACTCAGTGTCTGGTCCCCTCCCTGAGATGTGCAGGGATGGCTCAGAGGTACAGGGATCCAGGGGCTGCTTACctgagaggcagagagggagatgGGGAGCAGTGGGAACCGATGCTGAGGGTAAGGATCACAAAGAAGAACACCCAGAGTGGCATCCTTGTCCCCCTGGGAGGCACCTGCAAAAGAGCAAGAGGGGATGGTCAGGGGCGGCAGCAGCCATGGCCACAGGGATGCCCTTTGCCTACTGGATTTGGCTCCATGGTAAGTCTCCATCCTCATCCTTTGGAAGCCGTAGGAAAAAGAACCCAGATGCTGGAAGCCAGgcagacctgggttcaagttctGCCTCTGCCAGCTCTGATTTCTCCGTGTGGCAAATGGGCATGATAAAGTTACCCTGGCCATCTCATCAGGGAGAACAGAAAAACCAGAGAGAGTGCTGAAGTCACACCCTGCTGTTCAGGGACAAGAAGCAGAACTCATCCTCACGAGGGAAAGTAGAGAAGAGAGTGCCTTCCCTTAGTGCCACTATTCAGCATAGCCGTGACAGCAGCTAGCAGGGTGAGAGTTCAGCTCTGAGACAGACAtttgagttcaaatcctggctcaaATGTCACTTAAATGAGTGTCCCAAGATGAGTGACTTTACctgtctgggcctcagtttcccccaccCTAAAACAGAGACGATAAGTGTCACCTATATGGGGTCCTTGTGAGGATCAGGTGAGTTGAGGCACCTAAGAGAGTAGCTTGGCACATAAGGAACTCTCTAGAAACTTTTGCTGTGTCACTTAATATTGACCCACTTGGAGGGTAAGCTCAACTTGTTTCTTTCATTGTGGAGTTGGAGGGAGGGGAGTAAGCTTGTAAATCTCTCTCAGAT
Coding sequences within it:
- the Ghrh gene encoding somatoliberin, producing the protein MPLWVFFFVILTLSIGSHCSPSPSLPLRMRRYADAIFTNSYRKVLGQLSARKLLQDIMSRQQGERNQEQGARVRLGRQVDSMWADQKQTALESILVALLQKHRPP